Part of the Devosia sp. SL43 genome, TGGAGGTCGTTGCTGCCTCGGCCAACGGCGCTCTGCAGCTGATCGCCACGGTGAGCAGCGTGGTGATGGTTGTACTGATCGCATGCGGCCTGATCTTCTCTCGGCTCATTGCGCGGCCGGTCCCTCGGTTGGCTTCGGTCATGGAAACCATTGCGGCGGGCGATTACGATGTCGAGGTTCCCTACGCGCAAAGGCGGAGCGAGGTTGGTGCAATGGCGAGGGCCGTGAAGTTTTCCGCCTGAACGGGCTTCGCATCAGCACCATGTCCGAAGCGGAAGCGGACCGGATCCTGGCGCACGAACAGGAGCGCCAGCAGATGATGAGCGAGCTGCGGTCCGCTTTTGGCGATGTGGTGGACGCGGCCGTGGCAGGCGACTTCACACGACAGGTGGCGGTGGAATTTCCCGATCCCGAGCTCAATGCTCTTGCCGGCAGCGTCAACAATCTGGTCTCGACATTCAATCGCGGGGTGATCGAGATTGGTGACGTGCTGGGAGCAATGGCCCACACCGACCTCACGCATCGCATGGAAGGCGACTACGAAGGTGCCTTCGCAACACTCAAGGACGATGTCAACGCGGTCGCCGACAAACTCACCGAAGTGGTTGGCCAGCTCCGCCGCACGTCCGGTTCGCTGAAGACGGCGACCGGCGAAATCCTGTCGGGCGCCAACGACCTTTCCGAGCGCACGACCCGGCAGGCCGCGACAATCGAAGAAACCTCGGCGGCGATGGAGCAACTGGCTGCGACAGTGGTGAAGAACGCCGAGCGGGCCAAAGATGCCAGTGCCAGCGCCACGCTTGTGACCCGTGCCGCTGAGGAAGGTGGCCAGGTGATGGATGCTGCGACGTCAGCGATGGGGCGCATCACGCAATCGTCTGCCAAGATCTCAAGTATCATCGGCATGATTGATGACATCGCCTTCCAGACCAACCTCCTGGCGCTCAACGCGTCAGTTGAGGCAGCGCGCGCTGGCGACGCCGGTAAGGGCTTTGCCGTTGTGGCTGTGGAAGTGCGGCGCCTTGCGCAATCGGCAGCGCAGGCCTCGAGCGAGGTCAAGGTGCTGATCGAGCAGTCTGCGGACGAGGTGAAATCGGGTTCGAAGCTCGTCGGTGAAGCTGCAGGCAAGCTCAAGACCATGCTGGATGCGGCGCGCGGCAATAATGGCCTGCTCGAATCCATCGCCAATGACAGTCGTGAGCAGGCTTCCGCCATTGAGGAAGTGACGACCGCGGTCCGCACGATGGACGAGATGACCCAGCACAATGCCGCGTTGGTCGAACAGACCAATGCCGCCATCGAGCAGACCGAGGCGCAGGCAAGCGAGCTCGATCGGATCGTTGAGATCTTTGTGCTCGATGAGAACCGCCTCCTGCCGGAGCCCAGCCAAGCCTCGGTGAAGCAGCAAGCCTCTGGACCATCTCGCCTTACTAGGCCCGCGACAAGCGGCTCCAATCCTCGCGGGTGAACAGAGCCGCCAAACCCGACTGGAGCGAGTTCTAGCCTCTAGTCGGCCACACTTACCACAGTGGGACGCTCAAGTACGGCGACCAGCTAAAGGCCATCGGTTCATGGAGCGTCCAGTGGTTGCCTCGTACACTGGAGCGGACATCATAAAGGTCTCGGGGAGAGCTGAGGCACTGAGAGCTTCTCGGGCCAGCGAGGCACTGCAGCATGTGCGCGACACGATTGCGCAACTCCGTGAGGACGCGCAATTCATAGGATTGGTTCAAGAAATGTCGCTCGATAGGTTGGGCGCGCCGATTGGTGCGAGCGAGGCTTACCTTGCTGCTCTTAAGCGCCTTGCAACGACCCTGCAGAAAATTGCGGCTTTGCTCCAACCCATCAGCGGCCTCGCCAGCGGTGATGCGGTCGTAGTGGAGGATCAACAGAACCCATGATGGGCGGAGTGGCCGATCCCCACCAACCGACGACTATGCT contains:
- a CDS encoding methyl-accepting chemotaxis protein; translation: MSEAEADRILAHEQERQQMMSELRSAFGDVVDAAVAGDFTRQVAVEFPDPELNALAGSVNNLVSTFNRGVIEIGDVLGAMAHTDLTHRMEGDYEGAFATLKDDVNAVADKLTEVVGQLRRTSGSLKTATGEILSGANDLSERTTRQAATIEETSAAMEQLAATVVKNAERAKDASASATLVTRAAEEGGQVMDAATSAMGRITQSSAKISSIIGMIDDIAFQTNLLALNASVEAARAGDAGKGFAVVAVEVRRLAQSAAQASSEVKVLIEQSADEVKSGSKLVGEAAGKLKTMLDAARGNNGLLESIANDSREQASAIEEVTTAVRTMDEMTQHNAALVEQTNAAIEQTEAQASELDRIVEIFVLDENRLLPEPSQASVKQQASGPSRLTRPATSGSNPRG